TCACCTTTGTTCTAGAAGACTTTTCCGCACACAGAAAAGGCGTAAAAGTACACGATAAAAATGGTCTAGAGGTCAAATAAATATAACGCCCGGTTAAGGGGCAACCAACGCTACTACCAACTTTCCGCATAACACCGCAACCACAAAAACAACGCGTAGTAAAAATGCCACGCGTTGGTTGTCCCTCTTGAACCGTTTGTTATGTGTTTGTTTCAATTGGACTTTCACATAATCACTAAAATAATTACCGACCACATTTTGAATAATGAAAAGCTCTACCTCGAATAGTGCTCTTTTCTTTTTTGGCATAATGATAGAATTTCAATCCTTTCTGCTGTCGTTGATGATTGCCATTTGAGTATGTCATTGAGTGTTCTGAAACATCCTAAACAAATGTCATTTTCATCTAGACTGCAATGCCTATTACAAGGTGATTTAGGATCTTCACTTTCGGTTTCATTTACGTTAACCATAGTTAATATCCCTTTATAAACAATATCTTGTGATAGAAAAAGTTATTGGAATTTGGCCTTACACATAACGCCCTGTTAAGGGGTGAGCAACGCAATACCTAAGCCGCCGCATACCACCTTAAACACTAAAACCAACGCATAGTAAAAATGCCACGCGTTGCGAATCACTCTTAAACAGTTTGTTAGGCAAAATCTAACTCAATAGAAAGACACATCCTTTTCAGTATCTTTTCCAATTTGGCGAAATCTAATTCTGCCGACCGTTTTACGGTCAGTGTAATAGTAACCAGAAAGCTCAAACTTAGATTTTTTATTTTCTTCAACTTTCCTAACGTCAAATATCGTTGTTCCTAAGTATGAACTCCAATTAGGATCTTTAGGCAAAGAGCGATACATATAATATAGCTTAGGTTCTCCACCCTCTACTATTGGTGTACTTTCAAGAGTTAAAGACTTTGAAGTCTCTGTATGTATATTAATTTGGGTCTCAAGTAGTGATTGTTTAATCAATACCCTTACTGGGATTACCTGTTTATTTTCAGTTGTAATCTCCCCTTCCCAAGTACCGTTTAAGTCTGGGTACAATGAAGGGATGAAAAACTTTAATATTTTCCATATTGGTCGGGCTGTAAAGTTAGACGTGATGATCAGTATTAGAAGAATGGCTATACCACCAGAAATACTCATAATAGTTAAGCTATTATCGAAATGGCTACTAATGAGGTCATATGTGGTTAAGCTCAAAATAGTTGTTAATACTGCAACAATTCTAAAAAGGAACTTGAAATTTACAATCCTAAACATATTAATTCAAATCAGAAAACTTATGTAAACAGCGTTTACCATTACTCTTAGCTGATATAAGAGCTATGTATGACTCTTGTAATGTAGACCCAAGACCAGCAGAAAAAGTCAACTCGGGGTTTGCTATATCCTTGATTGATTGAAAGATTAACATTTCATTTATTTCATCTGACTCAATATACCCGGCAACGCCATCAGCGGCGCAAAATATGATACTGAAACCTTGCTTTCTCAAAAAATCAGCGATTAAATTTGTCTTATTGTTCACTAAGTGATTGATTCGAGAGAGTTCGTCTATGTCATTTTTCAAATACGATGATGTAATCATTTGTCCGATATCATCGCCATCAATTGTTATGTAGATCATAATTCTTCACTGTTTACTGCATCCTGCCATTATACTCTATAAGCAGCTAAACGCATTCTCTTTTGCCTAACGCCCGGTTAAGGGGCAGGCAACGCTACTACCAACTTAACGCATAACACCGTAACCACAAAAACCAACGCATAATAAAAATGCCACGCGTTGGCTGTCCCTCTTGAACCGTTTGTTATGCTTAAACTTCAAACACTTAGCTTTAAGCCATCATTAGAATAACTCAGACTTTCAAACCAACCCAAGCACCAAAACTCGTTAACCTGATCGAAACCATGATTTGAACAAAAACTGAGTTAAATTCACTTCGCTCAAGATAACAAAGTGCCCTTTCAATGAAAATCTGACCAACCAAGCTCACAGCAAATTGGCGTAAAACTCGAATGAGGCAACAACGCTGAACCACATGCGCCAGCCAAATTGCCTTTTCATTAGGCAGCGCAAAACAATAGCAAATTGCCGATGCGCTTTTGGCCGATAAGCCAAGGAACCAAATCACTCAAAGCGACTTTGAGAAAAAGAAACTCAACACGAACCAGCTCGAAACTAAAATGAGGCAAGCACTCGGAATTCACAGCATCAATTTACATGAAACCGCGACAGCATTATTCAATTGCCGACAAACACGAACGAATGGCCGAAGGAACAAAGAAAAGGCCACAACCGATTGATTTTGTGAGATTAAGCATAACGCCCGGTTAAGGGGCAGACAACGCCACTACCAAGCTTCCGCATAACACCGTAACCACCAAAACCAACGCATGGTAAAAATGCCGCGCGTTGGCTGTCCCTCTTGAACCGTTTGTTATGCTTAAACTTCAAACACTTAGGTTTAAGTAACCATTAGAATAACTCAGACTTTCAAACCAACCCAAGCACCAAAATCCGTTAACCTGATCGAAACCATGATTTGAATAAAAACCACGCTAAATTCACTACGATCAAAAGAACAAAGTGCCCTTTCAATAAAATCCTGACCAACCAAACCCACAGCAAATTGGCGTAAAACTCGACTAAGGCAACAACGCTGAACCAGCAGAGCCAACGAAATTGCCTTTTCATTAGGCAGCGCAAAACAATAGTAAATTGCCGATACGCTTTTGGCTGATAAGCCAAGGAGCCAAATCACTCAAAGCGACTTTGAGAAAAAGACACTCAACACGAACCTGCTCAAAACTAAAATGAGGCAACCGCTCGACATTTACAGCATCAATTTAATTGAAACAGCGACCGCCTTAACCAATTGCCGACAAACAAGATCGAATGGCTGAAGGAACAGAGAAAAGGCCACAACCGATTGATTTTATGAGATTAAGCATAACGCCCGCTTAAGTGGTGAGCAACGCAATACGATGTTACCGCACACCACCTAAATCACTAAGTTTACCGCAAACCACAAATGCCACGCGTTGCGAATCCGTCTTAAAGCGTTTGTTATGTTTAAGCTTCAAGGGCTTACGTTTTACAAAAACCAAGATTAACTCAGCGTTGACTCACAAACAAAAGCCAAGACCTAAAAAACTGAAATGACTCATAGATTTGAAAAACAACTTCAAATTTCGACTGTTCAAGCCCAAAACCTAAGATCAATTTTCTGATTGAGCCAACCACCCTAACCTCGCGCTTACCCGAGAATTGACTGAGGCAACTCTCTGAATTTCCAGCGCCAAACGAAGCCAACTTGCCGACAAGCGCAAAACCTACAAGCCGAGGGAGCAAAGAAAAGATACAACCAACTGATTTGACGTGATTAAACATAACGCCCTGCTAAGGGGTGAGCAATGCACTACAAAAGTTACAGCACACCAATCTAATCACAAAACCCACCGCATGCTAAAAATGCCACGCATTGCGAATCCCGCTTAAGCAGTTTGTTAGCTTAAATTTCAGCACCTTAGATTGACCAAACCCGAGACTAACCCAATTTGGAAAAGCAACAAACCACCTGAGTTTTAAAACCCGAAATGGCTCAAACTTTGTGGCCGTTCATTTGCTTTAAAAACCAGTAAGTTTTGAAAACACGTTTTCGCAAAACTCAAAGCGAAAGCTAAACCTGCCAAAGCAACTTTGCATCAAATTGGCTAACCTCGTGCAATCCCAAAATTCAATTGAGGCAACAACCCAAAACTCGCTTTGACAACCAATGCTGATTTGCCGAGAAACCTGAACGAATGGCCAAAGGAAGAAAGAAAAGCAGGGAAAAATCATGAACATCCTTGCTACATAAGGGCTCAAAGCTGGTCAAAAACTTCACAACGAGCCTATTAGATAAATAGCCAAAAATTGTAACTCATTGATTTTAATCAACCATGAAAATCAACTCGATTCAAACTATTCAATCTATCCGGATTTTTCACTTTCGAATTCTTTATCAGAATGCTGCAAACCCTTTAAACACGGGCATGTTCATGATTTTTCCCTGGAAAGAAAAGACCACAACCAATTGATTTTAATTGTTTTAAGCTAACGCCCTGCTAAGGGGTGAGCAATGCACTGCCAAAGTTACCGCACACCAACTTAATCACGAAAACCGCCGCATGCTAAAAATGCCACGCATTGCGAATCCCTCTTAAACAGCTTGTTAGTTGCGTACTCAACTCGTCCACCAACCCCTTTATTTGAGATTGTTTATACCCATCGATAGCTAGACGCTCACTTTCGTTGACTAAGAAACCAACTAGTACCCTTTCCATTTAGTTTTGAATGGTTAGTTCATCATAAGCCCGGTGAAGTTTATTCCGGGCTTTGTCTACATCAAACAACCATTCAATGGATGCTTTCTCTG
This Vibrio navarrensis DNA region includes the following protein-coding sequences:
- a CDS encoding mCpol domain-containing protein, with protein sequence MIYITIDGDDIGQMITSSYLKNDIDELSRINHLVNNKTNLIADFLRKQGFSIIFCAADGVAGYIESDEINEMLIFQSIKDIANPELTFSAGLGSTLQESYIALISAKSNGKRCLHKFSDLN
- a CDS encoding DUF1289 domain-containing protein, producing the protein MVNVNETESEDPKSPCNRHCSLDENDICLGCFRTLNDILKWQSSTTAERIEILSLCQKRKEHYSR